Proteins encoded by one window of Candidatus Acidulodesulfobacterium acidiphilum:
- a CDS encoding 30S ribosomal protein S20, translated as MANHKSAEKRARQTKKRTERNTGSLSKMKTGIKKFKAAVAENDKEKVALLFNANVSYIMQLAAKKIIHKNNASRKVSALAKLKNTIKL; from the coding sequence ATGGCAAATCATAAATCTGCGGAAAAAAGAGCAAGGCAGACTAAAAAAAGAACGGAGCGTAATACCGGCAGTTTATCTAAAATGAAGACTGGAATTAAAAAATTTAAAGCCGCCGTTGCCGAAAACGATAAGGAAAAAGTTGCTTTGCTTTTCAACGCAAACGTATCTTATATTATGCAGTTAGCCGCAAAAAAAATTATTCACAAAAACAATGCATCGAGAAAAGTTTCAGCTCTTGCCAAACTCAAAAATACTATAAAACTTTAA